The following are from one region of the Salmo trutta chromosome 22, fSalTru1.1, whole genome shotgun sequence genome:
- the LOC115158688 gene encoding aldo-keto reductase family 1 member A1-B isoform X2: protein MAVAGKNDFAVLNTGRKMPLLGLGTWKSEPGKVKQAVIWALQAGYRHIDCAAIYGNEVEIGEALQETLGPDKALRREDVFITSKLWNTQHHPEDVEPALLKTLKELSLEYLDLYLIHWPYAFQQGDAPFPKSEDGTLLYDDIDYKLTWAAMEKLVEKGLVRAIGLSNFNSKQIDDVLSVANIKPTVLQVESHPYLAQVELLGHCRDRGLVITAYSPLGSPDRAWKHPDEPILLDEAAIDTLAKKYNKSPAQIILRWQTQRGVVTIPKSVTESRIKENIQVFDFTLEAEEMKCITALNRGWRYIVPTVTVDGKPVPRDAGHPHYPFSDPY from the exons ATGGCAGTGGCAGGTAAAAATGACTTTGCAGTTCTCAACACCGGGCGGAAGATGCCTCTCCTTGGGCTGGGAACATGGAAGAGTGAACCTGGCAAG GTTAAACAGGCAGTAATCTGGGCCTTGCAGGCTGGCTACCGTCACATTGACTGTGCTGCCATCTATGGCAACGAGGTGGAGATCGGAGAAGCTCTGCAGGAGACACTTGGCCCTGACAAA GCCTTGAGGCGAGAGGATGTGTTTATCACCTCCAAGCTGTGGAACACACAGCATCACCCGGAGGATGTGGAGCCCGCCCTGCTGAAGACACTGAAGGAGCTGAGTCTGGAGTACCTGGATCTATACCTCATCCACTGGCCCTACGCCTTCCA ACAAGGTGACGCTCCTTTCCCCAAGTCGGAGGACGGCACCCTGCTGTACGATGACATCGACTACAAGCTGACTTGGGCTGCCATGGAGAAGCTGGTGGAAAAGGGCCTGGTCAGGGCTATCGGCCTGTCCAACTTCAACAGCAAACAGATAGACGACGTTCTCTCCGTAGCCAACATCAAACCCACTGTGCTTCAG GTGGAAAGCCATCCGTATCTGGCTCAGGTGGAGTTGCTGGGACACTGCCGGGACAGAGGCCTGGTGATTACAGCGTACAGCCCACTGGGGTCACCGGATCGGGCATGGAAGCATCCTGATGAGCCCATCCTCCTGGATGAAGCAGCAATCGACACCCTGGCCAAGAAGTACAACAAGTCCCCAGCACAAATCATCCTTAG ATGGCAGACACAGCGAGGAGTAGTGACGATCCCTAAAAGTGTGACAGAGTCTCGGATCAAAGAGAATATTCAG GTATTTGACTTTACCCTTGAAGCGGAAGAGATGAAGTGTATAACAGCATTGAACAGAGGCTGGCGCTACATTGTACCAACCGTCACA GTTGATGGGAAGCCCGTCCCCAGGGATGCAGGACATCCACACTACCCCTTCAGTGACCCCTACTGA
- the LOC115158688 gene encoding aldo-keto reductase family 1 member A1-B isoform X1: protein MQTSDLKDTRRVHMAVAGKNDFAVLNTGRKMPLLGLGTWKSEPGKVKQAVIWALQAGYRHIDCAAIYGNEVEIGEALQETLGPDKALRREDVFITSKLWNTQHHPEDVEPALLKTLKELSLEYLDLYLIHWPYAFQQGDAPFPKSEDGTLLYDDIDYKLTWAAMEKLVEKGLVRAIGLSNFNSKQIDDVLSVANIKPTVLQVESHPYLAQVELLGHCRDRGLVITAYSPLGSPDRAWKHPDEPILLDEAAIDTLAKKYNKSPAQIILRWQTQRGVVTIPKSVTESRIKENIQVFDFTLEAEEMKCITALNRGWRYIVPTVTVDGKPVPRDAGHPHYPFSDPY from the exons ATGCAAACCAGTGATCTGAAGGACACAAGAAGA GTACACATGGCAGTGGCAGGTAAAAATGACTTTGCAGTTCTCAACACCGGGCGGAAGATGCCTCTCCTTGGGCTGGGAACATGGAAGAGTGAACCTGGCAAG GTTAAACAGGCAGTAATCTGGGCCTTGCAGGCTGGCTACCGTCACATTGACTGTGCTGCCATCTATGGCAACGAGGTGGAGATCGGAGAAGCTCTGCAGGAGACACTTGGCCCTGACAAA GCCTTGAGGCGAGAGGATGTGTTTATCACCTCCAAGCTGTGGAACACACAGCATCACCCGGAGGATGTGGAGCCCGCCCTGCTGAAGACACTGAAGGAGCTGAGTCTGGAGTACCTGGATCTATACCTCATCCACTGGCCCTACGCCTTCCA ACAAGGTGACGCTCCTTTCCCCAAGTCGGAGGACGGCACCCTGCTGTACGATGACATCGACTACAAGCTGACTTGGGCTGCCATGGAGAAGCTGGTGGAAAAGGGCCTGGTCAGGGCTATCGGCCTGTCCAACTTCAACAGCAAACAGATAGACGACGTTCTCTCCGTAGCCAACATCAAACCCACTGTGCTTCAG GTGGAAAGCCATCCGTATCTGGCTCAGGTGGAGTTGCTGGGACACTGCCGGGACAGAGGCCTGGTGATTACAGCGTACAGCCCACTGGGGTCACCGGATCGGGCATGGAAGCATCCTGATGAGCCCATCCTCCTGGATGAAGCAGCAATCGACACCCTGGCCAAGAAGTACAACAAGTCCCCAGCACAAATCATCCTTAG ATGGCAGACACAGCGAGGAGTAGTGACGATCCCTAAAAGTGTGACAGAGTCTCGGATCAAAGAGAATATTCAG GTATTTGACTTTACCCTTGAAGCGGAAGAGATGAAGTGTATAACAGCATTGAACAGAGGCTGGCGCTACATTGTACCAACCGTCACA GTTGATGGGAAGCCCGTCCCCAGGGATGCAGGACATCCACACTACCCCTTCAGTGACCCCTACTGA